A region from the Phycisphaerales bacterium genome encodes:
- the thrC gene encoding threonine synthase, whose product MPTAAQPSPRHAASGNSVARAFQRCINADCKAEFPVDEVLVACKSCGQLLDVAYEWRRDAIPSFDTFEARSSTRGPRSAAGQSPSTSMLDFSGVWRFRELLPFYSKEADIVTLGEGRTNLQRADLLARELGMDIDHGGRVMLQYEGFNPSGSFKDNGMTAGFTHARMVNATRVACASTGNTSAALAVYAALAGMKCFVFIGDGKIAYGKLSQALEYGATTLQVAGDFDACLARVKHIAEKMPEVGVYLMNSINPFRLEGQKTIMLRILEGLDWQVPDWILVPGGNLGNCSAFAKAFLELKALGLVTKIPRLAVIQAKGARTLDRVVNELGLKWTPNSNSPAPGTAGINPDLTGRFDQEAIAREYARMDAANERAKTVATAIEINRPVNLTKALRALWAMNGVVRCVDDAEIVEHKALVGKYGFGCEPASGASVAGVRMLRKEGLIKPTDTVACVLTGHLLKDPDVTVAYHTGLDTKAAAVDLSHARPHGRISNPPIKVADDLDAILKAMGVR is encoded by the coding sequence ATGCCCACCGCCGCACAACCGTCCCCTCGTCACGCCGCGTCCGGCAACTCCGTGGCCCGCGCCTTCCAGCGATGCATCAACGCCGACTGCAAGGCCGAGTTCCCCGTGGACGAGGTCCTCGTCGCATGCAAGTCCTGCGGGCAACTCCTCGATGTCGCCTACGAGTGGCGACGCGACGCGATCCCCTCCTTCGACACCTTCGAGGCCCGGAGCAGCACACGTGGCCCGCGATCCGCCGCCGGTCAGTCGCCCTCAACCTCCATGCTCGATTTCTCGGGCGTCTGGCGCTTCCGCGAACTCCTCCCGTTCTACTCCAAGGAGGCCGACATCGTCACCCTCGGCGAGGGTCGCACGAATCTCCAGCGGGCCGACCTCCTCGCCCGCGAACTCGGGATGGACATCGACCACGGCGGGCGCGTCATGCTGCAATACGAGGGCTTCAACCCCTCGGGCTCCTTCAAGGACAACGGCATGACCGCGGGCTTCACCCACGCCCGCATGGTGAACGCCACCCGCGTCGCCTGCGCCTCGACCGGCAACACATCCGCGGCCCTCGCCGTCTATGCCGCCCTTGCCGGTATGAAGTGCTTCGTCTTCATCGGTGATGGCAAGATCGCCTATGGCAAACTCAGCCAGGCCCTCGAGTATGGCGCGACGACGCTCCAGGTCGCCGGCGATTTCGATGCCTGCCTCGCCCGCGTCAAGCACATCGCCGAGAAGATGCCCGAGGTCGGCGTCTACCTCATGAACTCCATCAACCCCTTCCGACTCGAGGGCCAGAAGACCATCATGCTCCGCATTCTCGAGGGCCTCGACTGGCAGGTCCCCGACTGGATCCTCGTCCCCGGCGGCAACCTCGGCAACTGCTCCGCCTTCGCCAAGGCCTTCCTCGAACTCAAGGCCCTTGGACTAGTCACCAAGATTCCGCGGCTGGCCGTCATCCAGGCCAAGGGCGCGCGCACACTCGACCGCGTGGTCAACGAACTGGGCCTGAAGTGGACGCCGAACTCAAACTCGCCCGCACCCGGTACAGCCGGCATCAATCCAGATCTCACCGGCCGGTTCGATCAAGAGGCCATCGCCCGCGAGTACGCACGCATGGACGCCGCCAACGAGCGGGCGAAGACCGTAGCGACCGCCATCGAGATCAACCGCCCCGTGAATCTCACGAAAGCCCTCCGCGCGCTCTGGGCGATGAACGGCGTCGTCCGCTGCGTCGATGACGCCGAGATCGTCGAGCACAAGGCCCTCGTCGGCAAATACGGCTTCGGATGCGAGCCGGCCAGCGGCGCCTCGGTCGCCGGCGTGCGAATGCTCCGCAAGGAAGGCCTCATCAAGCCCACCGACACGGTTGCCTGCGTGCTCACCGGACACCTGCTCAAAGACCCCGACGTGACCGTCGCGTATCACACGGGACTGGACACCAAGGCCGCCGCCGTGGACCTCTCCCACGCCAGGCCGCATGGCCGAATCAGCAATCCGCCGATCAAGGTCGCCGACGATCTCGACGCCATCCTCAAGGCCATGGGCGTGCGCTGA
- a CDS encoding RNA polymerase sigma factor, whose amino-acid sequence MSRATERRVIRRCLRGDRGAAESLVRAHQASLFAFMLRICGKRDLAEDIVQDAFVKALTNLDRFDSQFRFSTWLFTIARRTYYNHLERRSAVRASDEMLEAARGGGETSESELERDDRARLRGDMEQAILELTEVQRTIVLLFYQHDWPVWLVAQHLGLPEGTVKSHLHRARLKLRELLLVDDCAGSGALDGDFVVFPEDCSS is encoded by the coding sequence ATGAGCCGAGCGACAGAGCGGCGTGTGATCCGTCGATGCCTGCGGGGGGACCGCGGCGCGGCGGAGTCGCTGGTGCGCGCGCACCAGGCCTCGCTCTTCGCGTTCATGCTGCGGATATGCGGCAAGCGGGACCTGGCCGAGGACATCGTGCAGGACGCGTTCGTCAAGGCGCTCACCAATCTCGACCGCTTCGACAGCCAGTTCCGTTTCTCGACATGGCTCTTCACGATCGCTCGGCGGACCTATTACAACCATCTGGAACGACGATCGGCGGTCCGTGCATCCGACGAGATGCTCGAGGCGGCACGCGGCGGGGGCGAGACCAGCGAGTCCGAACTCGAGAGAGACGATCGTGCGAGACTCCGAGGCGACATGGAGCAGGCGATCCTGGAACTAACCGAGGTGCAGCGGACGATCGTGCTGCTGTTCTATCAGCACGATTGGCCGGTGTGGCTTGTCGCCCAGCATCTGGGCCTGCCCGAGGGGACGGTCAAGAGCCACCTGCATCGGGCTCGATTGAAACTGAGAGAACTTCTGCTCGTGGATGATTGCGCCGGCTCCGGCGCCTTGGATGGGGACTTTGTTGTTTTCCCCGAGGATTGTTCGTCATGA
- a CDS encoding CDGSH iron-sulfur domain-containing protein: MARMVKHEGMGPIKIDPNAEGEGAWPRDDHGNLKPVFVCSCGISSSFPFCDGSHKQCKAEVTGKVYTYDPVTKQVTSEGA, encoded by the coding sequence ATGGCGCGAATGGTGAAGCACGAGGGGATGGGGCCGATCAAGATTGATCCGAACGCCGAGGGCGAGGGGGCATGGCCTCGCGATGATCATGGGAATCTGAAGCCGGTGTTCGTGTGCTCTTGCGGGATCTCGAGTAGTTTTCCGTTTTGTGATGGATCGCACAAGCAGTGCAAGGCCGAGGTCACAGGGAAGGTGTACACCTATGACCCGGTGACGAAGCAGGTCACGTCGGAGGGGGCGTGA
- a CDS encoding cobalamin-dependent protein (Presence of a B(12) (cobalamin)-binding domain implies dependence on cobalamin itself, in one of its several forms, or in some unusual lineages, dependence on a cobalamin-like analog.) — protein MNHEATLERFFEALVNGDRREARSIIDAAASDLSAEHMIEMIFWPAHEMIDRLRRSDQLSKMGYHYATRLLRTLVDQNARRLSQTNNTAKTVFACCGSSEGEELGAQMAVDLLESRGMRVCFAGGGLPSDEILAQVHELRPDYVVMFASAASDLPGIREVIDTIRTINASPNTQIAVGAGVFKRAEGLAEEMGADLYAGDPLELVEQLTGEIPEIPAEKLKATAATPMRKRRTRAA, from the coding sequence ATGAATCACGAGGCCACGTTGGAACGATTCTTTGAGGCGCTGGTCAACGGCGACCGGCGCGAGGCGAGGTCCATTATCGATGCCGCGGCGAGCGATCTTTCCGCGGAGCACATGATCGAGATGATCTTCTGGCCGGCGCACGAGATGATCGATCGCCTGAGAAGGTCCGATCAACTCTCGAAGATGGGCTATCACTACGCGACGCGCCTCCTGCGCACACTCGTGGACCAGAATGCCCGGCGGCTCTCCCAGACCAACAACACCGCCAAGACCGTCTTCGCGTGCTGCGGCTCTTCCGAGGGCGAGGAACTCGGCGCCCAGATGGCGGTCGACCTCCTCGAGTCCCGCGGGATGCGCGTCTGCTTCGCCGGCGGCGGGCTGCCCAGCGACGAGATCCTCGCGCAGGTCCACGAACTTCGCCCGGACTATGTCGTCATGTTCGCGTCGGCGGCGTCGGATCTCCCGGGCATCCGCGAGGTGATCGACACGATCCGGACCATCAATGCCAGCCCGAACACCCAGATTGCCGTGGGCGCGGGCGTCTTCAAGCGGGCCGAGGGCCTCGCCGAGGAGATGGGCGCGGACCTCTACGCCGGCGACCCCTTGGAACTCGTCGAGCAACTCACGGGCGAGATCCCCGAGATCCCGGCGGAGAAGTTGAAGGCCACGGCCGCCACTCCGATGCGCAAGCGTCGGACCAGGGCAGCCTGA
- a CDS encoding PilZ domain-containing protein, which yields MATTSHDRRQFERRNASKLCKVFHRPTQRYLAGLLCDISSGGALVRVLSSRPIATTDELDLVIAWSGQHILVGNAALHAQVVRVLPTDSREQMLGVQFIEAKPADQRLDHAA from the coding sequence ATGGCGACCACGTCGCACGATCGACGCCAGTTCGAACGCCGCAACGCGAGCAAGTTGTGCAAGGTCTTCCACAGGCCGACGCAGCGCTATCTCGCGGGGCTGTTGTGCGATATTTCCTCGGGCGGGGCGCTCGTCCGCGTGCTCAGTTCTCGACCGATCGCGACGACCGACGAGTTGGACCTGGTCATCGCCTGGAGCGGGCAGCACATCCTGGTGGGCAACGCCGCCCTCCACGCCCAGGTTGTGCGGGTTCTCCCGACGGACTCTCGCGAGCAGATGCTTGGCGTGCAGTTCATCGAGGCCAAGCCCGCCGACCAGCGCCTCGACCATGCCGCGTAA
- the nadA gene encoding quinolinate synthase NadA — protein sequence MLWQPSLPDRYLTASADELAAAITRRRQELGSRLIILGHHYQTDEVIRHADYTGDSLKLSQLAAKVATQPGGNTAGKPPIEWVVFCGVHFMAESADMLTPEHVDVILPDLSAGCSMADMAQFDDTVIAWNAIHESLREQGWTGRVVPITYVNSSAAIKAFVGDHGGACCTSSNAHEVFRWAMNGGTEPLADGVEPGTGIKILFLPDQHLGRNTAAAYGIDTDRETTVYDPKLARKGQPLGGSTPDAILASRVILWAGHCSVHKLFRPEHIAAIRAHDRANPKEEPTRVLVHPECSKSVVDLADLSGSTEFIINTIRKAPEHSRWAIGTETNLVNRLANEAAKRHVHVRMLSECQCLCTTMYRIDQAHLLWVLDHLAGAFSKDGSPKPVNVVKVHPQARESALLALNRMLEHTGARFAPGRLLTVD from the coding sequence GTGCTGTGGCAGCCCTCACTCCCCGATCGATACCTGACCGCGTCCGCTGATGAACTCGCGGCGGCGATCACGCGCCGTCGCCAGGAACTCGGCTCGCGTCTCATCATCCTCGGACACCACTACCAGACCGACGAGGTCATCCGCCACGCCGACTACACCGGCGACTCGCTGAAACTCTCCCAACTCGCCGCCAAGGTTGCGACCCAACCGGGCGGGAACACTGCCGGCAAGCCGCCCATCGAATGGGTCGTCTTCTGTGGCGTGCACTTCATGGCCGAGTCCGCCGACATGCTCACACCAGAGCACGTCGACGTGATCCTTCCCGATCTCTCCGCCGGCTGCTCCATGGCCGACATGGCCCAGTTCGACGACACCGTCATCGCATGGAACGCCATCCATGAGTCGCTCCGCGAACAAGGCTGGACCGGACGCGTCGTCCCCATCACCTACGTCAACTCGAGCGCCGCCATTAAAGCCTTCGTCGGCGACCACGGCGGCGCGTGCTGCACCTCCTCCAATGCCCACGAGGTCTTCCGCTGGGCGATGAACGGCGGCACCGAACCCCTCGCCGACGGCGTCGAGCCCGGCACGGGCATCAAGATCCTCTTCCTCCCCGATCAGCACCTGGGCCGGAACACCGCCGCCGCGTATGGCATCGATACCGATCGCGAGACCACGGTCTATGACCCCAAACTCGCACGCAAGGGACAACCCCTCGGCGGGTCGACACCCGACGCGATCCTCGCCTCGCGCGTCATCCTCTGGGCCGGGCACTGCTCCGTCCACAAACTCTTTCGCCCCGAGCACATCGCCGCGATCCGCGCCCACGACCGCGCCAATCCAAAGGAAGAGCCCACGCGCGTCCTTGTCCATCCCGAGTGCTCCAAGAGCGTCGTCGATCTCGCGGATCTCTCGGGCTCGACCGAGTTCATCATCAACACGATCCGCAAGGCCCCGGAGCACAGCCGCTGGGCGATCGGCACCGAGACGAATCTCGTGAACCGCCTCGCCAACGAGGCCGCGAAGCGCCACGTCCACGTCCGCATGCTCTCGGAGTGCCAGTGCCTCTGCACGACGATGTACCGCATCGATCAGGCCCACCTGCTCTGGGTCCTTGACCACCTCGCCGGCGCCTTCAGCAAGGATGGCTCGCCAAAGCCCGTGAACGTCGTCAAGGTCCATCCCCAGGCCCGTGAGTCGGCCCTGCTCGCCCTCAACCGGATGCTCGAGCACACGGGCGCACGGTTCGCTCCGGGCAGGTTGCTCACGGTCGACTAA
- a CDS encoding M48 family metalloprotease encodes MRIEGIQSGFCGWRRGLVAGMVSTVCVIGLGGCVTNEATGRSIFAMLSPQEEIALGTEAAGQFTQEYGGAVKSAPLNQYVTNLGQQLASKTEGDYPSYPWEFTLLDSDVVNAFALPGGKVFVSKGLARRLTNEAQLAGVMGHEVGHVTAQHGNQRISSQTAFNVGLSVAAVVVSQSDNKQVQNVGTLGIPALQIGGNLVMLKYGRDEELEADRLGVRYMTRCGYNPIGQMQVMQLLASLSANSERQPEFLSTHPDPAARVAAIQSMLAGEYAYTQNNPEYRLEEQRFRSQFLATLAAMEGRGWTEGVVNAGVVGSEDPAAVLGPSSMWCAHCAAEERGTHSTAVHSDAVEN; translated from the coding sequence ATGCGGATTGAGGGTATTCAGAGCGGTTTTTGTGGCTGGCGTCGGGGCCTCGTCGCGGGCATGGTCTCGACGGTGTGCGTGATAGGCCTAGGCGGGTGCGTCACGAACGAGGCGACGGGGCGGAGCATCTTCGCGATGTTGAGCCCGCAGGAGGAGATCGCCTTGGGTACCGAGGCCGCGGGCCAGTTCACGCAGGAGTATGGCGGGGCGGTGAAGAGCGCGCCCCTGAACCAGTATGTCACGAACCTCGGGCAGCAACTCGCGAGCAAGACCGAGGGCGATTACCCGTCGTATCCCTGGGAGTTCACGCTGCTCGACAGCGACGTGGTCAACGCGTTCGCGCTCCCCGGCGGCAAGGTGTTTGTCTCGAAGGGGCTGGCGCGAAGGTTGACCAACGAGGCGCAACTTGCCGGCGTCATGGGGCACGAGGTCGGGCACGTCACGGCCCAGCACGGCAACCAGCGGATCAGTTCGCAGACCGCGTTCAACGTCGGGCTGTCGGTGGCGGCGGTCGTCGTCTCGCAGAGCGACAACAAGCAGGTCCAGAACGTGGGGACGCTGGGCATTCCCGCGCTGCAGATCGGCGGGAACCTGGTGATGCTCAAGTATGGGCGCGACGAGGAGCTCGAGGCCGATCGGCTCGGCGTGCGCTACATGACGCGCTGCGGGTACAACCCGATCGGGCAGATGCAGGTGATGCAGTTACTGGCGAGCCTCTCGGCGAACTCGGAGAGGCAGCCGGAGTTTCTCTCGACACATCCGGACCCGGCGGCCCGAGTGGCGGCGATCCAGTCGATGCTCGCGGGGGAGTATGCCTACACGCAGAATAACCCCGAGTACCGGCTTGAGGAGCAGCGGTTCCGCTCGCAGTTCCTTGCGACGCTGGCGGCAATGGAAGGACGCGGCTGGACCGAGGGTGTCGTGAACGCCGGGGTGGTCGGGAGTGAGGATCCGGCTGCGGTGCTGGGTCCGTCATCGATGTGGTGTGCGCATTGTGCGGCGGAGGAGCGAGGTACACACTCCACAGCCGTCCACTCGGACGCTGTTGAGAACTGA
- the typA gene encoding translational GTPase TypA, with protein sequence MSTDVSTTSTNQGSRNDSIRNVAIIAHVDHGKTTLVDTLLKQSGNFRAGELEKLEGGQHGLIMDSNPLERERGITILSKNCAVNYHSADGNDYRINILDTPGHADFGGEVERVLRMADGCCLLVDASEGPLPQTKFVLGKALEAGLKPVVIVNKVDRPDQRVTDVVNEIFDLLVDLGADDHALDFPILYCSGKQGWATREWPVPDPANRPKDLRAVFEAIVKEVPGPLAETDKALQVLITNIDYNEYVGRIGIGRVFSGTIKAGQQVKVIKRDGKLVSSKVAQLLQFSGLKRTEVKSVEAGDLCAIVGLESVDIGDTVADFENPVALPTIRVEEPTMTMLFRINDSPFAGQEGEFVTSRQIRDRLMDELQRNVAMRVEPGRSSDEFMVSGRGVLSLGILIETMRREGFELSVGKPEVILKEIDGEMHEPIEELVIDTSNETVGSVMELVGGRKGELKKMEPRGESTTHMLFHIPSRCLIGMKGRILTATQGMAIMHHSFLKFAPVAGEIAHRAQGVLIALETGSVTSYAIEALSDRGSLFVVPQDKVYAGQIVGEHNRDNDLTVNITRLKQLTNFRAASKDATVVLKAARKMSLEAALEYIEDDELVELTPTSIRLRKKLLDESARRRADRQSRERDEDARAAR encoded by the coding sequence ATGAGCACGGACGTTTCCACCACCAGCACCAACCAGGGATCGCGGAACGACTCGATCCGCAACGTCGCGATCATCGCGCACGTCGACCATGGCAAGACCACGCTCGTGGACACGCTCCTCAAGCAGAGCGGGAACTTCCGCGCGGGCGAACTCGAGAAACTCGAGGGCGGGCAGCACGGGCTGATCATGGACAGCAACCCGCTCGAGCGCGAGCGCGGCATCACGATTCTGTCCAAGAACTGTGCCGTCAACTATCACAGCGCCGACGGGAATGACTATCGGATCAACATCCTCGACACGCCGGGGCACGCCGATTTTGGAGGCGAGGTCGAGCGTGTGCTGCGCATGGCCGACGGGTGCTGCCTGCTCGTCGATGCGTCGGAGGGCCCGCTGCCCCAGACGAAGTTCGTGCTGGGCAAGGCGCTCGAGGCGGGGCTGAAGCCGGTGGTGATCGTGAACAAGGTCGATCGCCCGGACCAGCGGGTGACGGACGTGGTGAATGAGATCTTTGATCTGTTGGTCGATCTCGGGGCCGATGACCACGCGCTGGACTTCCCGATTCTGTACTGCTCGGGGAAGCAGGGTTGGGCGACGCGTGAGTGGCCCGTGCCCGATCCGGCGAATCGGCCCAAGGATCTCCGCGCGGTGTTCGAGGCGATCGTGAAGGAAGTCCCCGGCCCGCTCGCCGAGACGGACAAGGCGCTCCAGGTGCTCATCACGAACATCGACTACAACGAGTACGTCGGGCGCATCGGGATCGGCCGCGTCTTCAGCGGGACCATCAAGGCCGGGCAGCAGGTGAAGGTCATCAAGCGCGACGGGAAACTCGTCTCGAGCAAGGTGGCGCAACTCCTCCAGTTCTCGGGGCTCAAGCGGACCGAGGTCAAGAGCGTCGAGGCGGGCGACCTGTGCGCGATCGTGGGACTGGAGAGCGTGGACATCGGCGACACCGTCGCGGACTTTGAGAACCCCGTCGCCCTCCCGACGATCCGCGTCGAGGAGCCGACGATGACGATGCTCTTCCGCATCAACGACTCGCCCTTCGCGGGGCAGGAGGGTGAGTTCGTCACCAGCCGGCAGATCCGCGATCGCCTGATGGACGAACTCCAGCGCAACGTCGCGATGCGCGTCGAGCCGGGGCGGAGCAGCGACGAGTTCATGGTCAGCGGGCGCGGCGTGCTCAGCCTGGGCATCCTGATCGAGACCATGCGCCGCGAGGGGTTCGAACTCAGCGTCGGCAAGCCAGAGGTCATCCTCAAGGAGATCGACGGCGAGATGCACGAGCCGATCGAGGAACTCGTCATCGACACTTCCAACGAGACCGTCGGCTCGGTCATGGAACTCGTCGGCGGACGCAAGGGCGAACTCAAGAAGATGGAGCCCCGCGGCGAGAGCACGACGCACATGCTCTTCCACATCCCCTCGCGATGCCTCATCGGGATGAAGGGACGCATCCTGACCGCGACGCAGGGCATGGCGATCATGCACCACTCGTTCCTCAAGTTCGCCCCCGTCGCGGGCGAGATCGCGCATCGCGCCCAGGGCGTGCTCATCGCGCTCGAGACCGGGAGCGTGACGTCGTACGCGATCGAGGCGCTCTCCGACCGCGGCTCGCTCTTTGTCGTCCCCCAGGACAAGGTCTATGCCGGGCAGATCGTCGGCGAGCACAACCGCGACAACGACCTGACGGTGAACATCACGCGACTCAAGCAACTCACGAACTTCCGTGCGGCGAGCAAGGACGCGACGGTCGTCCTCAAGGCGGCCCGCAAGATGAGCCTCGAGGCGGCGCTCGAGTACATCGAGGACGACGAACTCGTGGAACTCACGCCCACGAGCATCCGACTCCGCAAGAAACTTCTCGACGAGAGCGCCCGCCGCCGTGCGGATCGCCAGTCCCGCGAGCGTGACGAAGACGCCCGCGCCGCCCGCTGA
- a CDS encoding NAD(P)-binding protein — MGMSRRQFVGSGLAALAAGLSARLTLGGRPPLGPPGHGGRPRPVPAGVPCDTGGVPIGFSGPLRPLAWTPESVMVDGLPFEPWWLGESFRAAEIPFHRPELPLPPFEPPEPQETTEVVVIGGGLAGLTAAYELREFSPIVFELHPRFGGTAQGETWRGTPYSLGSAYFIAPDEGSYLESLYRTLGVDRIVHESPPTDDPYELNGSVVGDLGALGTLTADEREAFRQYRDLVAFYGENYPEIPLIDNGPGGNDWILDLDQMTLEQSVRNALTVPVPEILRSAIEGYCFSSFNSSWRQLSAASGWNFIAAEEFGRWVLPGGNAGLVAALVDRLRPLERGTRRGCGPARLRAGCRVVDIRKQGDEHMLVTWKGVDGALRSLTARRVVFSCPKHLLRHMMPEVHTYDPELAEATHRVSTASYIVANALIEGELPPQFQEYYDLFLLGNGSYPATDAEIPPFARITDAVNAGLSLTPTGNPGAPSRHGHHHHGHTGRRHPHHAPQSSVLTMYWPLPFGTSRFTIIEDEAWLTHARSAAAQVRSLLSLMGVNEQRVRQIRLARWGHSMPISTPGFIASGTPEIFRRPYLNRVYFAHSDNWALPAVETALLEAKFQADRVAASL, encoded by the coding sequence ATGGGCATGTCACGTCGCCAGTTTGTCGGTTCCGGGCTTGCGGCCCTGGCGGCGGGACTCTCCGCGCGATTGACCTTGGGTGGAAGGCCTCCGCTTGGGCCTCCTGGGCATGGCGGTCGCCCTCGCCCCGTGCCGGCGGGTGTGCCGTGCGACACCGGGGGCGTGCCGATCGGGTTCAGCGGGCCGCTGCGTCCCCTCGCGTGGACGCCCGAGTCGGTGATGGTGGACGGGCTGCCCTTTGAGCCGTGGTGGCTGGGCGAGTCCTTCCGCGCGGCAGAGATCCCGTTCCATCGACCGGAGTTGCCCCTGCCGCCCTTTGAGCCCCCCGAGCCTCAGGAGACGACCGAGGTCGTCGTCATCGGCGGCGGGCTGGCGGGACTGACGGCGGCGTACGAACTCCGCGAGTTCTCGCCGATCGTCTTTGAACTCCACCCGCGCTTCGGCGGGACGGCCCAGGGCGAGACCTGGCGCGGCACACCGTACTCCCTGGGCAGCGCGTACTTCATCGCGCCCGACGAGGGGTCGTATCTCGAATCGCTCTATCGAACGCTCGGCGTCGATCGGATCGTCCACGAGAGCCCCCCCACCGACGATCCATATGAACTCAACGGGAGCGTGGTCGGCGACCTGGGTGCGCTCGGCACGCTCACCGCGGACGAACGCGAGGCCTTCCGCCAGTATCGCGATCTCGTCGCGTTCTATGGCGAGAACTATCCCGAGATTCCCCTCATCGACAACGGGCCCGGGGGGAACGACTGGATCCTCGACCTCGACCAGATGACGCTCGAGCAATCCGTGCGGAACGCGCTGACGGTGCCCGTGCCCGAGATTTTGCGCAGCGCGATCGAGGGGTACTGCTTCTCGTCGTTCAACTCGTCGTGGCGGCAACTCTCGGCGGCGAGCGGGTGGAACTTCATCGCCGCGGAGGAGTTCGGGCGCTGGGTGCTCCCCGGGGGGAACGCGGGTCTGGTCGCGGCGCTCGTGGATCGCCTGCGTCCGCTGGAGCGCGGGACGCGCCGCGGTTGCGGGCCGGCGCGCCTCCGCGCGGGGTGCCGCGTCGTGGACATCCGAAAGCAGGGTGACGAGCACATGCTCGTGACGTGGAAGGGCGTCGATGGGGCGCTCCGATCGCTCACCGCCCGGCGCGTCGTCTTTTCCTGCCCCAAGCATCTCCTCCGCCACATGATGCCCGAGGTGCACACGTACGACCCCGAACTCGCCGAGGCCACCCACCGCGTGAGCACCGCGTCATACATCGTCGCCAACGCGCTCATCGAGGGCGAACTTCCCCCGCAGTTCCAGGAGTACTACGACCTGTTCCTGTTGGGGAACGGGTCGTATCCGGCGACCGACGCCGAGATCCCGCCCTTCGCGAGGATCACGGACGCCGTCAACGCGGGCCTCTCGCTCACCCCGACGGGGAACCCGGGAGCACCATCGAGACACGGACACCATCATCACGGGCACACCGGCCGGCGCCATCCCCACCACGCCCCGCAGTCCTCGGTCCTTACCATGTACTGGCCCCTCCCCTTCGGCACGAGCCGATTCACGATCATCGAGGACGAGGCGTGGCTGACGCACGCCCGGTCGGCGGCGGCGCAGGTCCGCAGCCTCCTTAGTCTCATGGGCGTGAACGAGCAGCGCGTGCGCCAGATCCGGCTCGCGCGATGGGGGCACTCGATGCCGATCTCCACGCCCGGATTTATTGCGTCAGGAACGCCCGAGATTTTCCGCAGGCCGTACCTGAACCGCGTGTACTTTGCGCACTCGGATAACTGGGCCCTGCCGGCGGTGGAGACGGCGCTCCTCGAAGCGAAGTTCCAGGCCGACCGCGTCGCGGCGAGCCTGTGA
- the ubiE gene encoding bifunctional demethylmenaquinone methyltransferase/2-methoxy-6-polyprenyl-1,4-benzoquinol methylase UbiE produces MPATDRQTSDRQNTADHSSTPPTPDRGAADVSPAWSKAELARPHANQQKADKVRRMFAAIAPSYDLNNRLHSLWLDQSWRKIAVRIAGVKPNDHVLDVACGTGDLTQAFAKSGAARVVGADFTAEMLDQARAKQAKLEPNCARKIEYLQADAMALPFADQSFDIVSIAFGIRNVAEPARAIAEFHRVLRPNGRLVILEFDQPNFAIGRWINRLYCARIMPLTATMISRDTSGAYKYLPASVGTFMSRGEMLQALREAGFTSAECRSLTMGICACYRAVRPVSGR; encoded by the coding sequence ATGCCCGCCACAGACCGCCAGACATCCGATCGCCAGAACACGGCCGATCATAGTTCGACACCACCAACGCCCGACCGTGGCGCCGCGGATGTCTCCCCAGCCTGGTCCAAGGCCGAACTCGCCCGCCCGCACGCGAACCAGCAGAAAGCCGACAAGGTCCGGCGGATGTTCGCCGCCATCGCACCGTCGTACGACCTGAACAACCGCCTCCACTCGCTGTGGCTCGATCAGTCCTGGCGAAAGATCGCCGTGCGAATCGCCGGTGTCAAGCCCAACGACCACGTCCTCGATGTCGCCTGTGGCACGGGAGATCTGACCCAGGCCTTCGCAAAGTCCGGTGCCGCGAGAGTGGTGGGGGCGGACTTCACCGCCGAGATGCTCGACCAGGCGCGCGCCAAGCAGGCGAAACTCGAACCCAACTGCGCGCGCAAGATCGAGTACCTCCAGGCCGACGCCATGGCCCTGCCCTTCGCCGATCAGTCCTTCGACATCGTCTCGATCGCCTTCGGCATCCGCAACGTCGCCGAGCCGGCGCGCGCGATCGCGGAGTTCCACCGCGTCCTCCGCCCCAATGGCCGCCTCGTCATCCTCGAGTTCGATCAGCCGAACTTCGCGATCGGCCGCTGGATCAATCGCCTCTACTGCGCGCGCATCATGCCGCTCACCGCCACCATGATCTCCCGCGACACCTCCGGCGCGTACAAGTACCTCCCCGCGAGTGTCGGCACGTTCATGTCCCGTGGCGAGATGCTGCAAGCCTTGCGCGAGGCCGGGTTCACGTCGGCGGAGTGCCGGTCCCTCACCATGGGGATCTGCGCGTGTTATCGGGCAGTTCGGCCTGTTTCCGGACGTTGA